The region GCCGGACCGCAGGAACGCTCCCACTCGCAGGCGCGATCGAACGCGGCGCGACACGGGTCCACCAGCTCCGCCCAGCACCCCAGCTCGTGCGCGACATCGGCGAACTCGTGCAACGCATAGGCGATCCCCGAAGTGCCGTGGGCGAACCCGGTCGTCGACCGCTTGTCGCCGTCGAGGTCCCACAAGCATCCGTCCGAGCCGCTGCGCTCCTCCCGCAGCAGCCGCCGAACGTGCCGCGCGGCCGTAGCCGCGGCCCGGTGCCGGAGCGGGTTGTCCGGGTCGGCGGCGACGCGGGAGAGCACCAGCACGATCCCGGCTGTTCCGGTCAGCAGGTCCAGGCCTTCGACCTCGTCCGCGAGTCGGTCGAGCAGCGCCTCTGCCCGGGCACGCAGCCGGGGGTCGCCGCTGTGGTGTCCGAACAGCTGCGTGACGTGCAGGTCGCCGGCGAGTCCGATCAAGGCGCCTCGGTTGCCCTCGTGCAGCTCGGTGGGATAACTGCCGATCCAGTGCTCCCACAGCGTGTCCCGCACCCGCAGGACTTCGGCGCTGCCACCGGTCTCCCGGCAGAGCACGTCGAGGAAGAGCAGGATTCCCGTGGTGCCGAGGTACAGCGACCCCCCGGCGGGCAAGACCTTCCACCGCTCATTCTCGTCCAGGGTCACGCTCAGCCACGAACGCCCGTCGTAGCTCATCCGCGCGATCCACTCCGCGAGCGCCGTCGCCCCCGCCACGAGGTGCGACTCCCCGCCCCGGGCGCCGTCGGGTCGGTGATGGTGCGCCACCTTCCCCGCCGAGTGCGCGCGGCGGCCGTGCGCGTTGAGCTTCCCGCAGTACACGGCGGCCTCCGCCGCCCATCCCAGGGCTTCGCCACCGACCGCGAGCCGCCGCACCCGCCGGCGGAAGTGGTCGATGGGGGAAGCATCGTAGAAGTCCGCGATCACGCTGCCGTCGCATCCGATCAGGTCGCGCCGGTGCGCGTGGACCTCGAAGTACGGGATGTCGCCGCGGAGCAGGGCAGCCCGTTCAGCGGCGTAGACGGTGCGCTGGTGAGCGGGATCGGCGTGCACCGGCTCCTGGAGCAGGCATTCGAAAGCGCCCTCGGCGAGGAAGGCGTTGTGCAGGACCGCCGGATGCCGCAACGCCTGGATGACCTGGACGTACTCGGCGGTGGGACGCAACAGGACACGTACCGGTGTCCCGGACACCAGCGATTCGAACGACGGGTCGGCCGCGAGGTCACCGGCGATCCGGGCGAGCGCGGCCGAGGTCCCGGCCATGCCGGCGAGGAAGTGCCGGTCGTGTGCGTACGGGTCGACCTCCACGCCGTCGTCGCGCGTGGGAAGGCTCGCCCCAGGTGGCAGTCGTACCGCGCGGGTGGTCGCGTGCATGTCCCCGGTGCCGGCAGCCGCCCAGTCGGGCATCCGCCACTCGGCCCCGCCGACTCCGCCGCCGAAGGCCGAGATGTCGCGCACGTGGCCGATGCCGAGCGTCGCGTCGACCGGCAGCACCCCCGTCGACATCGGTGATTCGCGAAGGATTTCCGGGCGCGTCCGGCCCCTTCCGGTTGCCGCGCTCACGGGCGAGAGCAGCGTCTCGCAGTCGACGAGGAAGGGCCTGCCGCCCGAGGCCACGATGTTCGCCGAGTGCAGGTCGGTGGCACCGAGCAGCCACACCACCGCTTGCAGCTCGCCCAGCCGCCGGTAGTGGTCGGCGACGTCTTCCGCGGTGCGGCATGGCTCGGGGTCGATCCACTCTGCCCAGCCGTATTCCCCCTGGTCGATCACCTCGGGCAGGAACACCTCGGCGGACACGCCGTACCGCTCCTCGAGCAGGGACAGCAGGTCGCGCAGCACGCGCGTCGCGCGCAACGATCGTGGTTTGTAGGCGACGGCCCCTTCTTCGAAGACCACTCGGGCGACCCCTCGGCCGCCGTTGTGCGCGTCGCCGAGGCCGGTCTCCACCCGCGCGACCGTGAGCCGATCAGTCCCGAGCAGCCCGGTGAGCGCGCCGTGGTCGCGGTCCAGGCGGAGTGCGAACTCCACCGCCGCGTCCGCCCAGTTGCGCAGCCGGACGCGCAGGAACCGGGTCAGAAGCGGATAGCGGCCGAAGAAAGCCTTGCGGCTGCTCGAATCCGCGCACACAGCCGCCAGATGATGCGCGAACCAGTTCCGCTGGGACGATGCCTCACCGGCGAGCCGTTGCGCGGCCCGCATGTCCACGACGAAAGCGCCGACCACCGTCTGGAGCAGGGACGGCGGCGGGCTTCGGAGCCATTCCCGGCAGGCGGTGCGCGCCGTGTCCGCGGACAGCACTGCCGGATGCCCGGCGACCTCCCGCAACGCGTGCTCGCGTGCGGCTTCGACCAGCGGTGCGATGACGTCGTGGACCGCGCTCTCCCAGTCCCCAGCGTCGTGTTCGGCGGTCCGCGTCCATGCCCGCAGCACGTCGTCGAGCTCTCCGGTCGCCTCGGCGACCGGGTGCCCGGGGTCGATGCGCCGCTCTGCCACGAGACGCCGCAGTTCGGGTCCCGACCGGCCGTCGAGCGAAGTGGGCACCGCCTCGGCGAGCCCGGCATCGGCGTGCCAGAAGGCCGTCGCCGCGTCGATCCTCTTCAGGACCTCGGGCCGGGCACACTCTCCTGGCGGAAGATCCAGGTACTCGCCGAGTGTGAGCGCGTCCTCGCCGATCACGGTGCCTCCACCTGAGTCGGTGCGGTGGATGGCCGCGCGACGGCGGCCATCCACCGGACAGGTCGGTCAGGTGCAGCAGATCGGGTAGTCGGTGAAGCTGGCGTCCGCCGGCGTCGCGCTCCGGTCCTCGAGCCGCTGGGTGAGCCCCGGCGCCTGCCCGACCGGAGAGTCGACACCAGCGAGCAGTTCACCAACAGCGTTGGAGAGTTCTTCCATAACGGACTCCAATCACGTTGTCGTCACGCCCCGGGATCGGAGGTGACACGATCGTAGGTTCCGCCTGGAGATGCTGATCAACATTGGCGACAAGGCGCCAGATATGGGTTGACGAGGAGCCGGAGCGGTCTCGCCACTTGGCGCGGGTTTCGGCGAGGACGGGAGTCAGGCGTGGCCGCGAAGGCGTCGGGCCAACGACATGGCCCGCTTCGCAGAGCCCCGTCGGCGCGCAGCCGGGAGCCGGCCGGCGATGGCGTCGTCCAGCAGCGCGCCGACCGTTTCCTGCGCGCACGTCCTGTTGGCGCCGATGCCGCCCGAGGGGCCGCGTTTGATCCATCCGACGACGTAGGTGCCCGGCTGTCCGTCGACACGGCCGCCCGTGTGCGGGATGGTGCCGCTGCCCTGGTCGAAAGGCAGCCCGGGCAGCTCGGTTCCGCGGTAGCCGATCGCGCGCACGACCAGGCCGGAGCCGATCTCCACGTCGTCGTTCGGGCCCGAGACGCGAAGCCCGCGAACCTGCTCGTCGCCGAGGAACTCCCGTGGCGCGGAATGGAAGCGGAACACGATGCGCCGCCGTCCGCGCGACGGCGGGGCGGACCAGTCGACGGTCTCCCGGGTGGCTCCCCGCAACAGGCTCGCCTTGCTGCCGGCAGGTGCGGCGTCGATGTCCTCCGCGATACGCGGGTCGTGGGTGTCCACGACGAGTTCGATGTCTTCGCGCTGGGTGAGGGCGAGCAGTTCCGGCGTCGTGCAGGCGGCTTCCCGCGGGCCGCGGCGCCCCAGGAGCACGACCTCGCGGACCTCGCTCGAACGCAGCCGCGCCAGGGCGGCGCGGGAGATCGTCGTGCTCTCCAGTGCATCGGGGTTCGCGGTGAGGATTCTGGCGACGTCGAGGGCGACGTTGCCGTTGCCGACCACGACCGCTCTGCCGGCCGACAGGCCGACCGCGTCGGCGGAGACGTCCGGGTGCCCGTTGTACCAGCCCACCAGGGTGGTGGCGGCGATGCTGCCGGGCAGGTCCTCGCCGGCGATGCCGAGCCGGCGCGCGGAGGAGGCGCCGACCGCGTAGATCACGGCATCGTGCTGCGCGGCCAGCTCGTCGGCGGTGACGTCCTCCCCGACCTCGACGCCCAGTCGCATCCG is a window of Saccharopolyspora erythraea NRRL 2338 DNA encoding:
- a CDS encoding type 2 lanthipeptide synthetase LanM family protein, whose amino-acid sequence is MIGEDALTLGEYLDLPPGECARPEVLKRIDAATAFWHADAGLAEAVPTSLDGRSGPELRRLVAERRIDPGHPVAEATGELDDVLRAWTRTAEHDAGDWESAVHDVIAPLVEAAREHALREVAGHPAVLSADTARTACREWLRSPPPSLLQTVVGAFVVDMRAAQRLAGEASSQRNWFAHHLAAVCADSSSRKAFFGRYPLLTRFLRVRLRNWADAAVEFALRLDRDHGALTGLLGTDRLTVARVETGLGDAHNGGRGVARVVFEEGAVAYKPRSLRATRVLRDLLSLLEERYGVSAEVFLPEVIDQGEYGWAEWIDPEPCRTAEDVADHYRRLGELQAVVWLLGATDLHSANIVASGGRPFLVDCETLLSPVSAATGRGRTRPEILRESPMSTGVLPVDATLGIGHVRDISAFGGGVGGAEWRMPDWAAAGTGDMHATTRAVRLPPGASLPTRDDGVEVDPYAHDRHFLAGMAGTSAALARIAGDLAADPSFESLVSGTPVRVLLRPTAEYVQVIQALRHPAVLHNAFLAEGAFECLLQEPVHADPAHQRTVYAAERAALLRGDIPYFEVHAHRRDLIGCDGSVIADFYDASPIDHFRRRVRRLAVGGEALGWAAEAAVYCGKLNAHGRRAHSAGKVAHHHRPDGARGGESHLVAGATALAEWIARMSYDGRSWLSVTLDENERWKVLPAGGSLYLGTTGILLFLDVLCRETGGSAEVLRVRDTLWEHWIGSYPTELHEGNRGALIGLAGDLHVTQLFGHHSGDPRLRARAEALLDRLADEVEGLDLLTGTAGIVLVLSRVAADPDNPLRHRAAATAARHVRRLLREERSGSDGCLWDLDGDKRSTTGFAHGTSGIAYALHEFADVAHELGCWAELVDPCRAAFDRACEWERSCGPAAMKWPTWCNGAAGLALARAAVLRGSGRASLVRDLEDAVGSCLSAELGRRHTLCHGDLGVAEALLQGARATGRRDWRDAAMRIGAEAATWARNSEGRIAETDAGDVLSPGLLGGAAGVGYELLRLARPARIPSILTLERPA
- a CDS encoding FAD-dependent oxidoreductase, with the translated sequence MAYAITQTCCNDASCVKVCPVNCIHPTPDEPDFGTAEMLHIDPATCIDCGACADACPVEAIFPVEELTGPLKPYAEVNAAYYAGRSPSPRAADVAPNFHSWGPPRFTRTIPGDFPPLDVAVVGTGPAGMYAVEDLLLHTNARVTLIDRLPVAGGLVRYGVAPDHPSTKKIGETFTRFHTHPRLRMRLGVEVGEDVTADELAAQHDAVIYAVGASSARRLGIAGEDLPGSIAATTLVGWYNGHPDVSADAVGLSAGRAVVVGNGNVALDVARILTANPDALESTTISRAALARLRSSEVREVVLLGRRGPREAACTTPELLALTQREDIELVVDTHDPRIAEDIDAAPAGSKASLLRGATRETVDWSAPPSRGRRRIVFRFHSAPREFLGDEQVRGLRVSGPNDDVEIGSGLVVRAIGYRGTELPGLPFDQGSGTIPHTGGRVDGQPGTYVVGWIKRGPSGGIGANRTCAQETVGALLDDAIAGRLPAARRRGSAKRAMSLARRLRGHA